A stretch of DNA from Luteolibacter sp. Y139:
GGCTCGATGCCTTCACCGGGCGGGTGGTGATTCCCGATGATGGCAATTTCAATGTCAGCAATGACTACGACTACCTTTCGGGTCTCTATGGCGGCACCAAGAAGCTGATCCCTTGTCAGGAGACGCAGTTCTATTTCCTGGCCCGCAACTATGGGGTGAAGGGGCCGAACTCGAATTCGGCGGGCAATCCGGGGTCGCCCTCGACGCAGCGCGATATCTACACGATCGGCACCTTGTGGAAGTCCGATCCGGAAGCTTGGGGTGCATGGGACTACACCTTCGAGACGGCGTATCAGTTTGGCAGTGTCTACAATCGCGCGCAGAACCGCCGGCTGGATCAAAGCTCCTATGCGGTTTTCCTGCAGGGCGGCTACACGTGGAAGGATGTGTGGGGCAAGCCGCGCCTCGGCTTCGGCTATGACTATGGCTCGGGCGACAGCAACTCCAAGGATGGCAAGGTGGAGACGCTGGAGAACCTCTTCGGCACGCAGCACCGGCCCTATGGCCTGATGGATCTCATGAGTGCACGGAACATGCACATCCCCAAGCTGACCTTCTCGGTGAAGCCGGTCAATGGGTTGAGCCTGAATGCCGATCTGATGGCCTTCGTGCTCGCGGACACGAGCGACCTTTTCTATCCGGAATCGGGTCCCGGTCGTACGGGGAACGGCTACGGCATCAATCCGAATGCCGGCTCCTATGCGGGCACCGAGCTCGACCTCTACGCCAACTACAAGGTGAACTCGTGGGCGAACCTGCAGCTCGGCTACGGCCACTATTTCGTGGGTGACTACGTGAAGGACTCGGTGGCGGCCACGACGGATGCCGACTGGCTCTACACGCAGGTCATGCTGACGTTCTAAGCGACTCGCAGTGGGATTGACCGCGAAGGTCGGAGCGGTTCCAGTGAGAGCCGTGAAGTCCGATGGAAATGCTGCGCGCATCTTTGCCCTGGAACGTCCCGATCCGGCGCTGTGGAAGCTGTATGTAATCCGCGCAATCCTGAGCGGGCCGGGGATGCTGATCGCATTCCCGTATCTGTATTTCCGCTACCACACGTTGCGGTATCGTTTCGATGACGAAGGGATTCACATGAAGGTGGGGATCCTGTTCCGGCGGGAGGTGAATCTGACTTACGCGCGGATACAGGACATTCACCTGCGCTCGGGATTCATTCAGCGCTGGCTGGGCCTGGCCGATGTGCAGGTGCAGACGGCTTCGGGGAATGCGGGGGCGGAGCTGGTCATCGAAGGGTTCCGTGAATTCGAGCAGATCCGGGATTTCCTGTACATGCGGATGCGTGGGGCGCGTGGTGGCGAGCAGGCTGCGGGTACGCATTCAGGAGTGCCTGCTATCGCGGGCGAAGCGCCGACGGGAATGGTGGAGGTGCTTTCGCAAATCCGCGATGAGCTACGCCGGACGCGCGAGGCGCTCGAACGGAAAGGAGGGGGCGATGTATAGCTTCTTCCGTGAGCTTTGTGAGAAGTGGCTGCGCATTCCGGCGGAGCCGGAGGCACCGCCGGGCGATGAGAGCTCGGCACGCGTCTTCCGTGCGGCTCCGAAGTATCTGAAATACCTGCGCGTGATGTGGGGCATCCGGAATGGCTTGGCGATGATAGGCGCGCTGACTCCGCTCACCGTGATTTCGATCGCGCTGGCGGTAAATCATGAGGGGAGTGCCTCGGCGGTGATAGCGGGCGTGGAGGTCGTGGTGTTAGGCCTCCTGATTTGTCAGGCCTTGTTCTCGCTGGCGCTGGTACAGCTCGATTATGAGAAGCGCTGGTATCTGGTCACGGATCGA
This window harbors:
- a CDS encoding alginate export family protein, yielding MQRAILPCVLLPCLGSAFAAPEKTEPTLLNAQLIEWSPAFTPWDIGGEFRARYEMKDDAGVVANTDFVDGIAKGRDANYLREKLHLGYKDDWFSFFIEGRDASGHEDVKADDVFDIHQAYVVLGNAKEFPLTAKIGRQELVYGDERFLGKGDWNNTGRSFDAIKLRLENSFGWLDAFTGRVVIPDDGNFNVSNDYDYLSGLYGGTKKLIPCQETQFYFLARNYGVKGPNSNSAGNPGSPSTQRDIYTIGTLWKSDPEAWGAWDYTFETAYQFGSVYNRAQNRRLDQSSYAVFLQGGYTWKDVWGKPRLGFGYDYGSGDSNSKDGKVETLENLFGTQHRPYGLMDLMSARNMHIPKLTFSVKPVNGLSLNADLMAFVLADTSDLFYPESGPGRTGNGYGINPNAGSYAGTELDLYANYKVNSWANLQLGYGHYFVGDYVKDSVAATTDADWLYTQVMLTF
- a CDS encoding PH domain-containing protein is translated as MKSDGNAARIFALERPDPALWKLYVIRAILSGPGMLIAFPYLYFRYHTLRYRFDDEGIHMKVGILFRREVNLTYARIQDIHLRSGFIQRWLGLADVQVQTASGNAGAELVIEGFREFEQIRDFLYMRMRGARGGEQAAGTHSGVPAIAGEAPTGMVEVLSQIRDELRRTREALERKGGGDV
- a CDS encoding PH domain-containing protein; amino-acid sequence: MSYAGRARRSNGKEGAMYSFFRELCEKWLRIPAEPEAPPGDESSARVFRAAPKYLKYLRVMWGIRNGLAMIGALTPLTVISIALAVNHEGSASAVIAGVEVVVLGLLICQALFSLALVQLDYEKRWYLVTDRSLRIREGVATVREITFTFANIQNLSVTQGPIQRWLGIADLKVETAGGGSVVGQQQQPGLNLHTAYFRGIHNAEEVKQLISERMRVHRDAGLGDHEDRHVVPSVHEGSSTVQEVLEAMLTEAVGLRRAAEGNP